CAGATTTTACACGGCATTTGTCACAAGCTTTACCAAAGCTGAACACATTTCCTCCCTCTTCGACAAATCTGCACGAAAACTATCAAGGTGAAGAACAATCATAATTAGACGTCGCGTAGTATATCAACTCATGCAAGGACTCACGTCAAGTTACCGATGGATACGTATTGGTTGAAAAATCTTGCAACTAGAAGGCGTGCCCCAGCCTCGGTCCATGATGGAATCATCGGCTTTGGGTTTAGCACAAGCTCACACTTCTTTCCAAGCAAACCTTGGGCTGCTGCTTTCCCAGCCTGCATCGATTCAATATGCCCAATACAAACAGACCTCACATGTCTATTTCATGAAATAGTCATTTTGAATTATGTGATTGAAACTTATTTGTGTTTAGCTTTGTCAGACCGTTGCTAATTTTAGCACATAACAGTATGGTTCACTATGCTAGACAGGTCCAAAAGAGAGAAAGGAGAGGTTGTGAATGCAAATACCTTCAATCCATCTTCATGGAAGCCGTGACCTGTTATCCAAGGCAGAAGAGACATTTGAGACCTAGTGTTCTTTAGATCATTTCACACCTAACTTTAATGTAGTAAGTGTCTATCAAACAAATTATCTACaaactgaaattcatgaaacaggTTACTTTGATATGCCCCGCAGAACCATATTCCTCTCTTTCCCTGGATCTGATCAAGCTGAAGATAAGCCTTCGCCGCAGCCACAGACAGAACAGGAAGGCTTGTAGACCATTTAAGCAGTACATGATCCGGAACACAAGGGGGGTTGAGTGTCACCAGGAAAGGCCTGATAGATTCAATTTTCTACAAGTacaataaaaaagaaaaatatacCACAATTAATAATTAAGTAATTCATTCATTCTGCTGGAGGGGTTAGGCTGAAGCTTCcatttttcttttattattttagcCTGCTCTACAGTGTGTTCTAACGTGATTAAAATGTGGCTGTATTGCTACGCAGAAATGGCTTTATCCTTTGGTTCTTTCTTTTTGCTGGGGATGCCTAGTCCTGAGGACATGTAAGGCTGATGTACAAAATGGTTTCAGCATCATAGTAAAGCCAGGGCATATACCACAATTCTTTGGTTCTTTCATCAAGAATTATATCATCAATACAGTTAATTCATTATACCAAACCCTGTATATGAAACCAAAGAATTTACCTGAATATGGTTTAGCCAGTAATTAACAGAAAATCCCCTGCTAGTTGTCCCCAGGAAATTCCAGGCGCTCCATGCCGACGAATTTCGGGGCATCAAATTTTGATCGCGGTGGAGGTATGTATCCCTGCAGCATAAATGTGTCAGACAATTAGTATATCAGCTCAATTATGCATTCATTTGTAAGTAGGCTTTACCTTTGGACATACTGACAAGCACCTAGAACTTTCAATTCATCATGTGTAGCTTCAGCTCCTAGTACTTTGAGAGCATTAGGTGCATGAATGCCAAGGATGACACTGTCGTATGTTTCCTCTGAACCATCATTCTCCAAGACTCTGTAGCCAGCTGCCATTGCCAAGATATTATTTCAGTTAGTGCCAAGATAATAGGATGACAGACACATTGTTTGTACTCACAGGCAATCAACAAAGAGTTCGGCATTAGCAATAACACATGTATGTACCTCCACCAAAACTTGAAACTGATTTGACCCGACAGCTGGTTTTAATTCGACATCCCATGCTTTCCAAAGCTCCTTTTACCTGTGTGCGCGCAATAGTTGCACTGTTAATTCCCTGCATTTGGCTGCAGCTAAAGCCTAGAGAGTGTAATAAACAGAGATCATGTGCGACCCTGTTGTCGCCTGTATGGGTTCCAATAAGTACCTTGTCTACAAAGGACTGCGAACGAGCCTTCACAGTGGGCAACTGGGGGTAACGAAACAGCTGAGAGTGCAGCGACTTAGTTAGCTTTCAAATGCACAAAGACGAATTAAGCATGCAAATGCAATGGGAATGGAACATGTATACAAAGTAGTTGGGCACCTGAAGAAGGTCATGGTTGCGGAAAAATGATAGCACGAAGAAAGCAGACAAGCTCAAAACACCTTCTGATGAAGATGACCACAGGCCTGCACAGACTGGAATCTACACCAAATATATTTTTTGTGTCACCAACTCAAACTGCAAATAACCAGCCTTAATTACCGCACCCTGCACTGCACCAATGTTGGTGGGAAAACGTACTAGCCATTAAGTAGTCAACCCAGATTTTAGTTAGAACTTGAATATTTCATCTGAACTTTCAATAATTAATTGAAAATTGTAGTTTCTCTTTCATAGTTTTGGACTGTTCAAAAAACATGAAAATCAAAATTTGGATACAGAAATCCTAATCTGGTACACTAAAAAGGGTGTAAGCAAGTAGattagaagcagtacaagataAGCCTCTTGGAATAGTAGGGAATATCCTTGCGACTGAATGAATTGCCCCAATGTCTCAGTACGATCCAGATCAGGGTTATGTTCTTGGTACTCCAGGTACCTTCATTCCAAAGATCGTACCAACGAGTACATTGTTATCATATATAATTATAAACACAAGGAATATCTATATGTCCAGCTACGAATGGAGGTAGTAAAAATGCACACAAGAACTAAGGGACCGGACTGCTTACGTCAAAGCATCGTTCTTGAACTTGAATATGTCACGGACCATGCGCCAAAAGCTGATTTTCAGTATGTTGGCTTTTTGTGCCAAGAGGCTCGAGATACCGTTGCCATTGCCCCACTCACACCCTCCTCCACCACCGTCTGATTGTGTGCTCACTGATAAAGACATGTCTGATCTCTCCATCTCCACCCCGAGCCCTACTAACCATTCCATCATGTGGGAATACGTTACCTACATTTGATGCATATGGCACAACAAAAATGTTAGtgggaaacaaaaaaaaaactTATAATATAGGCTTACAAAGGTCTTCCCTGTTCAGCCCGGGGGTTACGAAGTACTATATCAATTTAATCAGAGTAGAGAAAAATACCAAAATAGATTACAACCATGCACACTAATCAGATATAAACCAACATGTAAAGCTACAACTGCATTTCCAACCATAAGCATCAGAGTACAGTTTCAGAAACATAACAATACATGAAGTGTTCCGTCAAAACACAATACATGACTTGGGCGGTCAGTGAGGCACCTTTCAAAGGATATAGCCGTCTCCAAACTGACATAAACCCGTTAGAAATGATCGACAAGTTCAAGTTGAATGGCAATCTATGGTTAGGTAATTGTTTGAACACAATTTGTCTTCCCAGACTGAATTTCATGGCACCCTAATACTACCTAAACTAGTGTTGTACTATCAATTTGCACATTTTGCTACAAACCCTGCACAGGCAATCAACCACCTGAAAACAAAACACATATCGACAACCTAATAACTCTAATCTTTTCTAGTTACTTCCATATCTAGATCCGGTACAGGGCGTGTTTTTTGGGGGAATACAGAGCTTCATGACGCAAAATCAATGAGCACATGGAATCAGACACAGCCAATACGAATGCAAAGGATTTCCAGGTCGGCCGTGAAAATGTGATGGTATTTGCAGTAGAAAGTAGAAATGCTGGATGAGTTTTGTGCTTAGAAGCAATCCACCGAGCACCTTCCGTGCTATGAGCAGAGCAGGTGGGAACGAACAGCACTGCAGACATATagcgcgggagagagagggggggggggggggggctatgggTGCAGATCAAGCCTGGATTGACTGACCTTGGGCGCCAACTCGATAATGACGGCGAGCTCGCGGCCGAGGTCCCCTGCTGTCCCGGAGGGCCTGCTCGAAACGACGGCGGCAGGGCGGGCGCTGCAGTGGGCGAAAGCAGAGGGCTACAAGGGGGGAGCCTCGGCGGAGGCGCCGAGGCTGCGTCGGAGGAAGCCGAAGGTGGCATGGGGCGGCTCGTCGGTCGGGAGGCGCCGGCGGGGAAGTGGGCCGCCGCGGTGGAGGATGCAACAGAGGGCGGAGTGAGTGGAGGTTTTGCACCAGTGTTCTTTCCCACCTCCTGTTGCTTTTTCATTTCAGTTACGAATTTAAATCTATTAAATCTTTTGAACCAAAGATTAAATTTATATTTCATCTGTACATTCATGATCCTtgcttctcgcaaaaaaaaaacattcaTGATCCTTGCGAAAGGGGGTCTTGAGAAAAGGCCATTCTTGAATACGATTCGACAAGTTTTAACttttgcctaagtttcaaaacttgATAATCGTACTATTAAGTCCTTGCCAACTTTTATCAAGTTTCATATAAAATCAACTTAATTTATAATATTATGAAGTTTCTATTTGGGGTTTTAAGTTTTACTATTTAAAACTTAATGATTTTATCTCTCGTTGTATCAAGTTTTAAGAAATGAAACTTGATGACATCTTCAAAACTTGTCAGTACGTATTCAATAGTAGTATTGTTTGAAGTCCTCGCCACGAGGAACATAAATATGAAAACGAAACATAAATCAAATTTTTGGTTCAACAGATACTCAGTTTTGAAAGCTAAAAAGATAAGGTTGAACGAAGAAGCATACACTCTATAAAAAGTTGCATCCcaggattcatcaaaataatcaacGGTCTGCACAGGACCTCCCATGCAAGATATAAAATCCAGCCGCCGGACACTCATATACATAACAAGAAAAAATCTAACCTCTAAGTAAAACACGTAGAACCACACACCCATGCACTTACTTACACTATCATGTGTATTTAAAATCTAGATCATGGCATCTTGAGATAGCGACCATGCACATATATACTTtttctgtcccataatataaaaacatttttaATGTTGTTATATTTCTCATGATATCTTGGCATCTTGAGTTAGCAACCATGCACATATATATAATATAAGTATCATATATACTTCCTCTGTTCCATAATATAAAAACGctgttatattatgggacggaaggagtgCTACTTCGTCTTACATTATGAAACGGAATAGGTGCAACCATGCGTGAGGCAAGCATAACTACTCATGCACCACGGACCTGGTTGAAGCTCATGAAGCCGAGGTCGAGCTTGACGCAGCCGCCAGCGCCGTCGTCGACGGCCACCGTCCTGGCATTCCCCCCGAGGCTCTCCTCCTGCTCGTACAGGGTCACACGCACATCGCCGCCGCTGGCGGCAAGCAGCTCgtgcgccgccgccagcccactcACCCCGCCGCCCACCACGGCTACCCTCATTTTGCTCTGCCAGACTCTGCCCTCACCCTCCCACTGCTACTGTCTAAGTTGGAGCGTGCGTCACACACTTATATAATGCGCCTCCTGCTATTCTTATTCAGGCGGGTGGATTTTTTTTTAGTTCAGTCGCCTTGCATAatgcgcgcgcgcgtgcgtgcatgcatgccgTGTGTGGGCGCGGGGTGCGTATCTTGTATTTGCACACATACGTGTACGGTATGCGTACCTAGTGTATGTAGTGTGTGGGTGCATGCGGCGCATGTCTTCCGCGTAACACCAGCACTTGATGAAATTCTTTGACGTTCTGTGTGCGTGCATGCGTATGTATCACCAACACTAGACAAAAATGATTAATATGCACGGGGGAGTAGTGTACAAAgatgtagagatttcactatatattatatatggatgtatatagacatactttagagtgtagagattcattcattttgcttcgtgtGTAGTCTGTAGTGAGTCTCtagaaggacttatatttaggaacggaggaagtaatgTGTATGTGCGCGCAAAATTTTAGGATGAAATACCCTGAATTGCGAGCTGCACAAAAATACCAAAATCACGGACTTTGATGATCAACAGTACATAGCTAAAATGCCTCAGATTTGTTTTTTTTGTGTGTAGCTCTCAGTATAATGTATTTTATCCTGAAAACATACACACGTGTACATTATGCCTCTAGACATATGTGTATGCTTTCAGAACTTTTTGAAACTGACAAGTTTTCAAATTAAGCCCCCCCATGGAGTTTGGTCTCCAACTGGCATTTTCGCACTAATATGTGATGTTTGTTCTTGAATATTGTGAAAACATGTAATTTCTGCGCAAGTTTTCATCATCATTTATTTaagttttttgttttatttcttctTGGAAGGTAACTAGGAGATGCTTAGCACGCAGTGGTGGAGATTGGTCGCGATATATTTTGACGAGATTTTATTGTTTCAAACATGAGTATTTTAATGAATAATATGAGAGCTAAAACTAAAAATATATGCAGTTTTCAATCTGATTATTGAGACGACCCTTTTCACATGTTGGAGATGTGTACATTTCTTTTGTTCATGTCATTTACCATATGGTTAATGGTTGCTCGGTGAAGCTACTGTCGCGAGGCACACAACATCGCGCTTTCTTTTCCGAAAATGATGAATCCTGAatcgttcggattttaagcatggcaacccAAACTTTTTTATGGCAAATTTAGTTCACACGAGGTGGCAAATTTAGTTGACAAACATGGCAAACATGGTAATTTTCTGACAAAAAACAAACTGGGACAAAATTGTCATGTTTACCAACTAAACTTGCGACCCGTGTCAGTTAAAAGTTGCCAAAAATGTTCAAGTCGTCATGCTTAAAGTccgaacattcgggatttatcagGATCCTTCTTTTCTGTGTGTATATTTTGATGAAGAGGTCGAGGGTTATCCTATCATACCCTCGTATTACGTCTCAACAAAGAAATGATCTATTACGAAAACGGATATGTGCCAGGAAATGAATCGATCTTGCACAGGTGGGCCCGGCGTACGTAGGTGTCCACGACGACTGCCGATCCGTCGCCACGCGTTTGACCCTCTTGAACGTTCAAGCATGGCTGCTGCACTGATCTTGCAAGTGAGTGCACTGTACGTACTGACGACCGCTTTCAAGCTCCTTCATCTATTTTAACATTGTTTTTGCCATTTATGGCTGCCGATCCGTACGTCGTCATTCATGACGCGACGTGATCCGGCGGCGGGGCCTGCTCCTGCTTTCACCTTGGTGGGTGGCCGCTCGCGGGCACGAGATCtggcggcggcggtcgggaggctgtGCCTGTTCGGCGCCGCTCCAGGCGTTGGGTTGGTGGCTGGTGGACGGCCGGGGATGCCTAGTGGCTGCCCCGCGGTTTCAATTGCCGTGTTGAAGTAGCGGTGCAGTATTCTAAAAGATTGGTTAAATTTTATACTCTCTCCGTTTTTAGATATAAAGTCTTTTGGAGATtctaatatagactacatacgaagcaaaatgagtgatctACGCtttagaatatgtctatatacatccgtatgtagttattattgaaatttctaaaaatatttatatttagaaacagagaaaGTAAAATTTAACTTCAAACAAATATTATATACAGAAAAGAGACTATTTGAAACGCACTCCATACAAAGAATGATTTCACGCGAGCCACATTTTTCTTCCACTTTCTTTTCCCATCCACGTCCAGCCACCCCTTCCTCCTTGCCATTTGTGACCGCTTTCGACCACCCCTAGTTCATGCAGACGACGCCATGGGCGCCGCTCAACCCCGTGTCCCGGTCTGTCAGTTTGGAGTCGGATCTCATGACTTCAATGGTTCTTGTGGTTCCTGCGCCTCTGACCGCCACCCACCACCGTCTATGCCAACACCTTGTCCACCCTGCGGTCGACGAGTCAGGCGTGAAGATGAAAAACCCTATGCATGAAGCAACATGTACGCATAGGCCTCTCCTCGCTAGTGCCGCGGCGGCCCTCGACGAAGAGACCGAAGACTAAGACGTCTTTACCATGCCCGAGCACCTCCTCCCATCGTCCTGGCAGTGCAAAACTCGAGCACCTTCCCAATCCAAGTGGGACCAATGACTGCCTTGTTTTCGTTTGTTCAGTTTAATGTGGCATGTTTATAGAAACATATGTTTGCGTTTTAGCAAGGAATCTGTGGTTTTGCGGGATCAACGGTCAACAACGTATCATTTCTCGGGAGTACCATTGCTCTTGTGAGGGGATGACAATAGATTTCTCTTTATGCAATGAGGGAACGAAATTCCTGCCCTTCTAGGGGATGCTGAACACGCGGCTACATGTGATTTTGAAAGCAATCCAAGTGTATGAATGGAGGGGGGAAATGTAATGAAGGATCACATATGGAAACTTATGTTTACACGCCGCTCGGCTAGCCTCCAAAACATTATGAAACACACTCTCTAGAGCATATGCAATATATCGACTCAACGACTCTACTAGAGTTGATCTAAGGGCTCGTTAGTTGAAGAGGCTCAAGGCTCTAGCGAAGATCTTATTCTACGATCTGAGTCGACGCCAACAGTGATGACACTCAAGGGTGTATTCCTTGTCTTTGCAGGCATTGTGGAAGAGTGTCTCCTTTTTATTGAATCATGCCCGTTCAGAGCAGAGAAGTTATCGAGGTTTTTCTATGTGCGGTTCTAAAAGCGCGGTTGGATTGGTCTGACTCTTCAAAACCAAAGATACTCGGCTTCCTCTTCATCAAGTCACAAAATTCGATCCTTAGTTAGCAGCACCAAAACTAGAGCAGGCCCAAGACAAGCAAGAACAGTCAGTCAGCACCGATCAGGCAGGAAGCAGACATCTACAGTCGGACGCCCTATATCCGTTTCGTACATCCAGATAGGCCGTCCGGTCACTGACCAGTCATAAAAAAATAACCCAACCGAAGCTCTCAAACGGGTCTCAAATGTCGGGCTGGCAGACACCCCTGATAtttgtccaaaatgtagggcgGATATGAGGTGACCCGGGCACACTTCCATCATGTCAGCCCGGCCTATCGCTGGCCCACCCCGACCCCACAataatccccctccgacagaaatCCTAGCTCACTCCGCTCCGCTCCCCTACCCGACGCTCCCATTTCCCCAATCCGCTAAATCCCTAGCGCCGGCGAGCATGTCCAGCACCGGCAGCCATTCCGACGGCAGctccggagacgaggaggaggtaGCGCTCCGTATCGCGCTCGAATGCTCGCGGGTCGATATAGACGGCAACTCCTGGTCCGGTGCGACGCCACCTGTCACCCGTCGACGCCAGCTCTTCCCACCCTATGTGCGGATCTACGAAGCCTGCCCGACAgcctcctccacctccggccgagCGCTGGGTTCTAGTGCCTTCTCCACCGACGCCGTGGATGCGAACTCCGGAGTCAGAGGCACGTGCCGCCCGCTACCAGAGGCAGAAGGCAAGGGTGACCCGTCTGCTGTGATTTAATAAAGCTCTCTGGATTGctgaaaaaaaaaagagagagacgaGATGGGCGTAAAGTCGGCACACGCCGGGCCAACCGTGTCGCCTGAGACGCTGCCGCGCAATGCAAATGGCCACAGTGCATTGACGCAGAAAGATGATGATACAACGAAAACGGTCGGTGCTCAATACGCCGCCGCAATCGCCTGCTAGCTCTACGTGAAAATGCAGTGTCGCCACgccgcacacatgcatgcatgcttgaCAGCTTGAGCATGGATTGGACAGGGTCGCATGGGCGACGGCAGGTCTGACGGTCGTGGCGATATCGTGGGCGCGTGCCGGGTCCATCCCCTGTGCGCGTATGCAGCTGCTTTAAACTTCGCCCCTTCAGTCACGAGGCCTGCCAAAATATCTTGTACAGTTTGCTCGATCGATCTCAGCTAGAATCACGCCGGCCCATACGCACATGATGCACCTATCGTCCAGCATTGAACGGAGCGCGTGTAGATAGATAGATACTCcatccgtccagaaatacttgtcatcaaaatgaataaaaggggatgtatctagatgtattttagttctagatgcattcttttttatccattttgatgacaagtattttcggacggagggagtagataggtAGATGCCATCGGCCTGCAGAACCATAGACTTCAGTATCACTCTGGCTTTTAGTTCTCCTGACGCTGATCTTGTCGTTTTATACTTTACTACAGTATGTAAAAGAAATTAACGGTGTTTTTACTGGTAAATAGTGTCGATTTGCGGCTCCTAAGAATTTCTCATTGGGTTGCATGAATGACGCTGGAAAGAAATACAACAAATGTGTGACCGAAAAGATGGCGGGTGGCGAGGGGTTGATGGCGACTGAAGCAAGCGTGCCGGAACAATGTGTTGGTTCAGAGCAATCCTTATTAATCAAGGTAATTGTAAGAGGGGAATAGAGAGGAAATTGGTGACACTgttgatgtattgcttgagcctcttggatatatatatatatatatatatgtatatatatatatatatgtatatatatatatatatatatgtatatatatatatatatatatgtatatatatatatatatatatataggagtacatgatcaacTTGAAATACAAGACAAGGCAGAATAAATCCTACGGTATCCTATCTTTTCTaactaatcacgatactcaacatcccccacAGTCACAACGGTAGTGACGCAAACGGTGAGAATAGAGAAGAATCCGAAGGTAAACGGCGGACATCCCCCTCAGtcataacggtcgatgcatcgcggaagtcgtggctggagtgaaaaccgacgaggttgctcatgCAAGGCACATGATACACCAATCGTCGAGCATTGAAGGGAGCGCGTGTAGATAGATCAGAACCAGACTACTCTAGTTTTTAGGCCGACTCCATAAGGCACGACTTCAAACGGACATCCGTTTTGTCCGAATTTCGTCCGTTTGGGGATGGCAATGAAGCGTGCATATCGTAGCCCTTGGCTGCATGTTTTGGATGGTCAGATTAGGCCAACTCCTTAAGTTGCAGTGGTAGTTGTAATGTGTCACTGCACCTGATTTGATCTATCTGCGGTAGATGCAAGTTAAATGCATAGAATGATAGAACCACCACTTATGTGCTCcttttgttgtttcttttcttatGTGCTTGTAACCACTGGTCATTCCAGTGTTATGTATGGTGTGAGCAATTCATGCATGTTTTCTTTTGATCTatctggtttcttttctttttcttgtatGGTGTATGGGGCATTCTATCTAAAAAAACATGCATGTGGTACCCCATATATAAGCATAACAAACTATCTTCATGAGCTAGTGGTAGAACATGGTAATTAGAAACATCCATCAAGTTACTGCTTCTCGCTTTTGAGATCTTGTCAGGGCTTAAGATCAATTTCCTAAAGAGCAAAGTGATCACCATTGGGATGAAGGATCAAGAAAGCACGCGGATTGCCAATCTGCTTAATTGCTCCTAATCTATCTTAAGTCcttttgttgtttcttttcttatGCGCTTGTAACCACTGGCCATCCCAGTGTTATGTATGGTGTGAGCAATTCTTTGCACTCTTGGTCGGTGACTCTTTGGGGCATTCTGTCTAAAAAAACATGCATGTGGTACCCCATAAGCATAACAAAGTATCTTCATGAGCTAGTGGTAGAACATGGTAATTAGAAACATCCATTCTCTCCCATAACCAACATCACAAATGTCAAACACGGAAAAGATCGAAAACTACAATCAAGGACATCAACTTTTTCTAATACAATTCTCAAATTCTAGTAACCAGGCTAATGTAGCACTTGCATACACATGCAAGTTTATTGGTAGATAATACACTACCATGAAAACTAAACATTCCATGATTAAAACAAGAAGATAGATCACCAAACCACCTGATTAGGCTGCCCGTATGAGCGACCATTCCAGGGCTGACTTATTAATGGAGAAGGATAAGTTGCCTTTAGCCAGCCATCAAGGCATGCCTAGCCGACGGTTGCCTGGGCGAGAGAAAACAACCTGCATGCAGTATATATATGTCAGACAGTCAGACATCACAATCAGTGCCTGGAAGGTGAAGGCTCGGACATAATTATTTTGGCAATGTCTTGAAACTTTTACCACTAATATTTTACTTTGATATGTGAAAAATCACATATTTAGGTCCTCCCAAGAAAACACTGTCACCATTTAAAATTTTATTAATTTCATCATTTATTGCACTGAAAATAAATGGTCGCTGTATTTGGAGACCCTGCTGATTTCCAGTCATATTTTTAAGATCCGAGGGAGTATATGACTTCCTTTTGTCTGGAAAtaaccaaagaaaaaaaatagcaCGCTATACAAAATAGCGCCGCCTCTGAGAATATGCTATTAGCGTGCTATTAGCAAGACATTGTACACTGACCAATTTAGCGAGACAATTCTCCACACTATAGTGCGCTATTTTTTTTCAGTGGAAATAACATAGGTAAATATATAGAGAGAGCATGGACATATACATTAATACATACCTGGTAATCTCCAACTGCTCGTGACTTGAAACCAGCCGCAGAGTATATGAGGTAAAACTCCCATATAAGGATGAACTTCTCATCAAAGCCCAGTTCCAAAACTTGA
The window above is part of the Triticum aestivum cultivar Chinese Spring chromosome 2A, IWGSC CS RefSeq v2.1, whole genome shotgun sequence genome. Proteins encoded here:
- the LOC123190957 gene encoding uncharacterized protein isoform X1, translated to MRVAVVGGGVSGLAAAHELLAASGGDVRVTLYEQEESLGGNARTVAVDDGAGGCVKLDLGFMSFNQVTYSHMMEWLVGLGVEMERSDMSLSVSTQSDGGGGGCEWGNGNGISSLLAQKANILKISFWRMVRDIFKFKNDALTYLEYQEHNPDLDRTETLGQFIQSQGYSLLFQEAYLIPVCAGLWSSSSEGVLSLSAFFVLSFFRNHDLLQLFRYPQLPTVKARSQSFVDKVKGALESMGCRIKTSCRVKSVSSFGGAGYRVLENDGSEETYDSVILGIHAPNALKVLGAEATHDELKVLGACQYVQRDTYLHRDQNLMPRNSSAWSAWNFLGTTSRGFSVNYWLNHIQKIESIRPFLVTLNPPCVPDHVLLKWSTSLPVLSVAAAKAYLQLDQIQGKRGIWFCGAYQSHGFHEDGLKAGKAAAQGLLGKKCELVLNPKPMIPSWTEAGARLLVARFFNQYVSIGNLTFVEEGGNVFSFGKACDKCRVKSVLRVHNPLFYWKVATEGNLGLAEAYINGCFSFLDKREGLLNFLLILIANRDARRSSRIAGNRGRWTPLHVIARFAHAKYFLGQASRKNTMTQSRRNISQHYDLSNEFFSLFMDKSMTYSCAIFKTENESLEAAQERKLSLLIEKAKVERGHHVLDIGFGWGSLAIQVVKQTGCKYTGVTLSEEQLKYAEGKAREAGLEDHITFLLCDYRKIPPCKYDAIISICMIEHVGHEYLGEFFACCESYLAEDGIMALQFISVPDERYEQYRRKPDFIKEYIFPGGCLPSLSRVMSAMTTSSRFSIEHVENIGPHYYTTLMCWMDNYTANRDKILALGFDEKFMRIWEYYLIFSAACMKARALGDYQVVLSRPGNRRLDQPLAKA
- the LOC123190957 gene encoding uncharacterized protein isoform X2, which encodes MMEWLVGLGVEMERSDMSLSVSTQSDGGGGGCEWGNGNGISSLLAQKANILKISFWRMVRDIFKFKNDALTYLEYQEHNPDLDRTETLGQFIQSQGYSLLFQEAYLIPVCAGLWSSSSEGVLSLSAFFVLSFFRNHDLLQLFRYPQLPTVKARSQSFVDKVKGALESMGCRIKTSCRVKSVSSFGGAGYRVLENDGSEETYDSVILGIHAPNALKVLGAEATHDELKVLGACQYVQRDTYLHRDQNLMPRNSSAWSAWNFLGTTSRGFSVNYWLNHIQKIESIRPFLVTLNPPCVPDHVLLKWSTSLPVLSVAAAKAYLQLDQIQGKRGIWFCGAYQSHGFHEDGLKAGKAAAQGLLGKKCELVLNPKPMIPSWTEAGARLLVARFFNQYVSIGNLTFVEEGGNVFSFGKACDKCRVKSVLRVHNPLFYWKVATEGNLGLAEAYINGCFSFLDKREGLLNFLLILIANRDARRSSRIAGNRGRWTPLHVIARFAHAKYFLGQASRKNTMTQSRRNISQHYDLSNEFFSLFMDKSMTYSCAIFKTENESLEAAQERKLSLLIEKAKVERGHHVLDIGFGWGSLAIQVVKQTGCKYTGVTLSEEQLKYAEGKAREAGLEDHITFLLCDYRKIPPCKYDAIISICMIEHVGHEYLGEFFACCESYLAEDGIMALQFISVPDERYEQYRRKPDFIKEYIFPGGCLPSLSRVMSAMTTSSRFSIEHVENIGPHYYTTLMCWMDNYTANRDKILALGFDEKFMRIWEYYLIFSAACMKARALGDYQVVLSRPGNRRLDQPLAKA